A stretch of the Massilia varians genome encodes the following:
- a CDS encoding ABC transporter ATP-binding protein has translation MSNVHLRKLCITRGSNQVIRDLDLQVEPGEFLVLLGPSGCGKSTLLHSIAGLIDLAEGAIEIGGVDMSHADPSERGIGMVFQSYALYPTMTVEKNMSFGLRISGAPKAEIERRVRKTAEMLQLESLLDRKPAQLSGGQRQRVAIGRALVREAGVYLFDEPLSNLDAKLRAELRRELKLLHAALGSTMIYVTHDQAEAMTLATRIVVMEGGRIQQIGTPSEVYERPANRFVAGFLGAPSMNFVDGRLEEEVDGVDKTRRRFTAGMLALNLAPDCVAAPGTVTLAVRPEDIHLVPDGSLQASVTLVEPMGNHQVVWLDCGGRQLSSIVHDPRPLASGQTVRFDVDAARVSLFDPSSGRRL, from the coding sequence ATGTCGAACGTCCACCTCCGCAAGCTGTGCATCACCCGCGGCAGCAACCAGGTCATCCGCGACCTCGACCTGCAGGTCGAGCCGGGCGAGTTCCTGGTCCTGCTCGGCCCTTCGGGCTGCGGCAAGTCCACGCTGTTGCACAGCATCGCCGGCCTGATCGACCTGGCCGAGGGCGCGATCGAGATCGGCGGGGTCGATATGAGCCATGCCGACCCGAGCGAGCGCGGGATCGGCATGGTGTTCCAGTCCTATGCGCTGTACCCGACCATGACGGTCGAGAAGAACATGTCCTTCGGCCTGCGTATTTCCGGCGCTCCCAAGGCGGAAATCGAACGCCGGGTGCGCAAGACGGCCGAGATGCTGCAACTGGAGTCGCTGCTGGACCGTAAACCGGCCCAGCTCTCCGGCGGCCAGCGCCAGCGCGTGGCGATCGGCCGCGCCCTGGTGCGCGAAGCCGGCGTCTACCTGTTCGACGAGCCGCTCTCGAACCTGGACGCCAAGCTGCGCGCCGAGCTGCGCCGCGAACTCAAGCTGCTGCACGCGGCGCTCGGCTCGACCATGATCTACGTGACCCACGACCAGGCCGAGGCGATGACCCTGGCCACCCGCATCGTCGTGATGGAAGGCGGCCGCATCCAGCAGATCGGCACGCCAAGCGAGGTCTACGAGCGTCCGGCCAACCGCTTCGTGGCGGGTTTTCTCGGCGCGCCGTCGATGAACTTCGTCGACGGCCGGCTCGAGGAAGAAGTGGACGGGGTGGACAAGACCAGGCGCCGCTTCACTGCGGGCATGCTGGCCCTGAACCTGGCGCCGGACTGCGTGGCCGCGCCTGGCACGGTGACGCTGGCGGTGCGGCCGGAAGACATCCACCTGGTGCCGGACGGCTCCCTCCAGGCCAGCGTGACGCTGGTGGAACCGATGGGCAACCACCAGGTCGTCTGGCTGGACTGCGGCGGCCGCCAGCTTTCCAGCATCGTGCACGATCCGCGGCCGCTGGCAAGCGGGCAGACGGTGCGCTTCGACGTCGACGCGGCGCGGGTCTCGCTGTTCGACCCAAGCAGCGGCCGGCGCCTTTAA
- a CDS encoding carbohydrate ABC transporter permease: protein MSHTVLQPAVPVLPRESMKTAARRRRLSPARIGVYAFLFSAALYFLLPLYVMIITSFKSMDEIRNGNVFALPLLVTVEPWRNAWSQVSGGFWNSVAIAVPSTVIPILLGAINGYALSFWRPRGANVLFGVLLAGAFIPVQVMIYPLVWMMARAGVFGSLPAIVLVHVIFGMPIMTLLFRNYYASVPHELFQAARIDGGGFWRIFLQVMLPMSLPIVVVAAIMQVTGVWNDYILGLVFAGRDNAPMTVQLNNVINTTTGTRLYNVNMAATILTASVPLAIYFISGRWFVRGIAAGAVKG, encoded by the coding sequence ATGAGCCATACCGTCCTGCAGCCAGCGGTCCCCGTGCTGCCACGCGAATCGATGAAGACGGCGGCGCGCCGCAGGCGCCTGTCGCCGGCGCGCATCGGCGTCTACGCCTTCCTGTTCAGCGCCGCGCTGTACTTCCTGCTGCCGCTGTACGTCATGATCATCACCTCCTTCAAGTCGATGGACGAGATTCGCAATGGCAACGTGTTCGCCCTGCCCCTCCTGGTGACCGTCGAGCCCTGGCGTAATGCCTGGAGCCAGGTCAGCGGCGGCTTCTGGAATTCGGTGGCGATCGCGGTGCCGAGCACCGTGATCCCGATCCTGCTGGGCGCCATCAACGGCTACGCGCTGTCGTTCTGGCGCCCGCGCGGCGCGAATGTGCTGTTCGGCGTGCTGCTGGCCGGCGCCTTCATTCCGGTGCAGGTGATGATCTACCCGCTGGTGTGGATGATGGCGCGCGCCGGCGTGTTCGGTTCGCTGCCGGCCATCGTGCTGGTGCACGTCATCTTCGGCATGCCGATCATGACCCTGCTGTTCCGGAATTACTATGCCTCGGTGCCGCACGAGCTTTTCCAGGCCGCGCGCATCGACGGCGGCGGCTTCTGGCGTATCTTCCTGCAGGTGATGCTGCCGATGTCGCTGCCCATCGTGGTGGTCGCCGCCATCATGCAGGTCACCGGCGTGTGGAACGACTACATCCTCGGCCTGGTGTTCGCGGGCCGCGACAATGCGCCGATGACGGTGCAGCTGAATAACGTGATCAATACCACCACTGGCACCCGCCTGTACAACGTCAACATGGCCGCGACCATCCTGACGGCAAGCGTGCCGCTGGCGATCTATTTCATCTCGGGCCGCTGGTTCGTGCGCGGCATCGCCGCCGGCGCGGTGAAAGGCTAA
- a CDS encoding LacI family DNA-binding transcriptional regulator, with translation MATIKDVARLAGVGLGTASRVVSGKGSVSPATLERVRKAIDELGFRPSHAARALLSGTSRMVGVYIPVLSGTFYTPILQIIDTELRAAGLHMVVAFGVGLGDARRQAIEGIEFLIERGCDGIVMMTGALSDEDLAALGGKQKQIVALNHEFKQIPEQCFTVDHALGGRLAARTLLDYKHRDIAVIAGPAALADNVARIDGFMRELQAQGIDTKKVWMMESDFSPQGGWSAAKALVDSGTRCTALFCANDEMAVGALAYFQEAGISVPRDLSVIGYDDTPSAAFSAPRLTSVHMPWREMTLNGLNALLNRCYDLQRPVARTFPVSVTLRASLAKGPSESSGGDSPAGRTRGRKK, from the coding sequence GTGGCAACCATCAAGGACGTAGCGCGTCTCGCCGGCGTCGGGCTCGGCACCGCCTCGCGCGTGGTCAGCGGCAAGGGCTCGGTGTCGCCGGCCACGCTGGAACGCGTGCGCAAGGCGATCGACGAGCTGGGCTTTCGCCCCTCGCACGCGGCGCGCGCCCTGCTGTCCGGCACCAGCCGCATGGTGGGCGTCTACATCCCGGTCCTGAGCGGCACCTTCTACACCCCGATCCTGCAGATCATCGACACCGAGCTGCGCGCCGCCGGCCTGCACATGGTGGTGGCCTTCGGCGTCGGCCTGGGCGACGCGCGGCGCCAGGCCATCGAGGGCATCGAGTTCCTGATCGAACGCGGCTGCGACGGCATCGTCATGATGACCGGCGCCCTCAGCGACGAGGACCTCGCTGCCCTGGGCGGCAAGCAGAAGCAGATCGTCGCACTGAACCACGAATTCAAGCAGATCCCCGAGCAGTGCTTCACGGTCGACCACGCGCTGGGCGGGCGCCTGGCCGCGCGCACCCTGCTCGACTACAAGCACCGCGACATCGCCGTGATTGCCGGCCCGGCGGCGCTGGCCGACAACGTGGCCCGCATCGACGGCTTCATGCGCGAGCTGCAAGCCCAGGGCATCGACACCAAGAAGGTCTGGATGATGGAAAGCGACTTCTCGCCCCAGGGCGGCTGGTCGGCGGCCAAGGCGCTGGTCGATTCCGGCACCAGGTGCACCGCCCTGTTCTGCGCCAACGACGAGATGGCGGTGGGCGCGCTGGCCTACTTCCAGGAAGCCGGCATCAGCGTGCCGCGCGACCTGTCGGTGATCGGCTACGACGACACCCCGAGCGCCGCGTTCTCGGCCCCGCGCCTGACCTCCGTGCACATGCCCTGGCGCGAGATGACGCTCAACGGCCTGAACGCCCTGCTCAACCGCTGCTACGACCTGCAGCGCCCGGTGGCCCGCACTTTCCCGGTGAGCGTGACGCTGCGCGCCTCGCTGGCCAAGGGCCCGAGCGAGAGCTCGGGCGGCGACAGCCCCGCCGGCCGCACGCGCGGCAGAAAAAAATAA
- a CDS encoding GH1 family beta-glucosidase, which produces MTTTASRPEPSAPSRGDFAPDFLWGCATSSYQIEGAGREDGRVESIWDRFAATPGNIKDGSNGSVACDHYHRWPEDFDIGRDMGLNAYRFSIAWPRIFSEVGGKPNEKGLDFYSRLVDGMLERGLQPWATLYHWDLPQYLQDRGGWNNRATVDAYLAFVDAVTRRLGDRVQHWITHNEPWCTAIIGNYEGWHAPGNTDFKTALQVAHHVLLSHGKAVPLIRANVAHARTGLALSLHPVRPASSQLEDIAATERHDGLRYRWFLDPLYGRGYPQAILETIGDAAPVVLPGDLEAIAVPTDFLGVNYYFPETIEHAPGHGPLSARVLPPAPGVETTYMGWEVAPQGLAELLLRIENDYRPGPMYVTENGSCYADEVGADGEIDDVERRHYLMRHLAALNAAIKDGVPVKGYFAWSLLDNFEWAEGYLKRFGLTYIDYASQQRRLKGSGKWYRSFLRGE; this is translated from the coding sequence ATGACGACAACAGCATCCCGTCCCGAGCCGAGCGCCCCATCGCGCGGCGATTTCGCCCCCGACTTCTTGTGGGGCTGCGCCACCTCCTCGTACCAGATCGAAGGCGCCGGCCGGGAAGACGGCCGGGTCGAATCGATCTGGGACCGCTTCGCCGCCACGCCGGGGAACATCAAGGACGGCTCCAACGGATCGGTCGCCTGCGACCACTACCACCGTTGGCCGGAAGACTTCGACATCGGCCGCGACATGGGACTGAACGCCTACCGCTTCTCGATCGCCTGGCCGCGCATCTTTTCCGAAGTGGGCGGCAAGCCGAACGAGAAAGGCCTGGATTTTTATTCGCGCCTGGTGGACGGCATGCTAGAACGCGGCCTGCAGCCCTGGGCCACGCTCTACCACTGGGACCTGCCGCAGTACCTGCAGGACCGCGGCGGCTGGAACAACCGCGCCACCGTCGACGCCTACCTGGCGTTCGTCGATGCGGTGACGCGCCGCCTGGGCGACCGCGTGCAGCACTGGATCACCCACAACGAACCCTGGTGCACGGCCATCATCGGCAACTACGAAGGCTGGCACGCGCCGGGCAATACCGACTTCAAGACCGCGCTGCAGGTGGCGCACCACGTGCTGCTCTCGCACGGCAAGGCGGTGCCGCTGATCCGCGCGAACGTCGCACATGCCAGGACCGGACTCGCCCTGAGCCTGCATCCGGTGCGCCCCGCTTCCAGCCAGCTCGAGGACATCGCCGCCACCGAACGCCACGACGGCCTGCGCTACCGCTGGTTCCTCGATCCGCTCTACGGCCGCGGCTACCCGCAGGCGATCCTGGAGACGATCGGCGACGCCGCCCCCGTCGTGCTGCCGGGCGACCTCGAGGCCATCGCGGTGCCAACCGACTTCCTCGGCGTGAACTACTACTTCCCCGAGACCATCGAGCATGCCCCCGGCCATGGGCCGCTGTCGGCGCGCGTGCTGCCGCCCGCGCCCGGCGTGGAGACCACCTACATGGGCTGGGAAGTGGCGCCGCAGGGCCTGGCCGAACTCCTGCTGCGCATCGAGAACGACTACCGTCCGGGCCCGATGTACGTCACCGAAAACGGTTCCTGCTATGCCGACGAAGTGGGCGCGGACGGCGAGATCGACGACGTCGAGCGCCGCCACTACCTGATGCGCCACCTGGCCGCCCTGAACGCGGCCATCAAGGATGGCGTGCCGGTCAAGGGCTACTTCGCCTGGAGCCTGCTCGACAACTTCGAATGGGCCGAAGGCTACCTGAAGCGCTTCGGCCTCACCTACATCGATTACGCAAGCCAGCAGCGCCGCCTGAAGGGCAGCGGCAAGTGGTACCGTTCCTTCCTGCGCGGCGAATAA
- a CDS encoding carbohydrate ABC transporter permease, translated as MPTLRAHRFSPHVALLPMALTVLVAYIGAALWTLRTSFTASRTFPSDTYIGAAQYLRLFDNERWLISLNNLAVYGALFIVACMVLGFLLAAFIDQNVSGEGFLRTVFLYPYAMSFVATGLVWQWMLAPGAGLGLDWIVDQEMVIYTIVIAAVWQASGLVMALMLAGLRGVDPEIYKAARLDGIPAWRVYLEIVLPMLGPTIATVFLLLCTAVVKLYDAVVAMTGGGPGTASEVPAKFIMDHLFLRSNIGLASAGAVTLLIPVLALLAPYAYARSRRQRA; from the coding sequence ATGCCGACCCTGCGCGCCCATCGATTCAGTCCCCACGTTGCGCTCTTGCCGATGGCCCTGACGGTGCTGGTCGCCTACATCGGCGCGGCGCTGTGGACCCTGCGCACCTCGTTCACCGCTTCGCGCACCTTTCCGTCGGATACCTATATCGGCGCCGCGCAATACCTGCGCCTGTTCGACAACGAGCGCTGGCTGATCTCGCTGAACAACCTGGCCGTGTACGGCGCGCTGTTCATCGTCGCCTGCATGGTGCTCGGCTTCCTGCTGGCCGCCTTCATCGACCAGAACGTCAGCGGCGAAGGCTTCCTGCGTACGGTCTTCCTGTACCCGTATGCGATGTCCTTCGTCGCCACCGGCCTGGTGTGGCAGTGGATGCTGGCGCCTGGCGCCGGCTTGGGCCTCGACTGGATCGTCGACCAGGAGATGGTCATCTACACCATCGTCATCGCCGCCGTCTGGCAGGCCTCGGGCCTGGTGATGGCGCTGATGCTGGCCGGGCTGCGCGGCGTCGATCCGGAAATCTACAAGGCGGCGCGCCTGGACGGCATCCCGGCCTGGCGGGTTTACCTAGAGATCGTGCTGCCGATGCTGGGGCCCACCATCGCCACCGTGTTCCTGCTGCTGTGCACCGCCGTCGTGAAGCTGTACGACGCGGTGGTCGCCATGACCGGCGGCGGACCGGGCACGGCCAGCGAGGTGCCGGCCAAGTTCATCATGGACCATTTGTTCCTGCGCTCGAACATCGGCCTGGCCTCGGCCGGCGCCGTCACCCTCCTGATCCCGGTGCTGGCCCTGCTGGCGCCGTATGCCTATGCACGCAGCCGGAGGCAACGCGCATGA
- a CDS encoding cation:proton antiporter: MGTTEIFLIAMLIIFSLPYLIWRLGNTDYYAPLVVVQIIAGVLLGPGVLGRAYPEYYDFVFNPQVIASLNGVAWWAVMIFVMLAGIELDLKKAWEHRRESAITAGLALGTPLLFGSVAALGMLGYAGWVGPAARDWQFVLGVGMACAVTALPILILLMEKLAILREPIGQRILRYASLDDIAIWGVLALILLDWERVGRQLGFVLAFAAATWLFRRLMRRLEERDRWYVALVWLVICAFSADWAGLHYMVGAFLAGAVMDAKWFDQERLDFLRHNVLLVLMPVFFLSTGLRTNWAVGGSAVFIAAAVLLFASVTGKLVGTHVAGRVLKWGDGEASIIGWLLQTKALIMIIFANILLDKGIITSETFTALLLMAIGSTMLTVPVVYPKLRRAAALVCKTS, translated from the coding sequence ATGGGCACCACCGAGATTTTCCTGATCGCAATGCTGATCATCTTCAGCCTGCCTTACCTGATCTGGCGGCTGGGGAACACCGATTACTACGCGCCGCTGGTCGTGGTGCAGATCATCGCCGGTGTACTGCTGGGGCCGGGCGTCCTTGGCCGCGCTTATCCGGAATACTATGACTTCGTGTTCAACCCGCAAGTCATTGCGAGTCTGAACGGCGTGGCCTGGTGGGCCGTGATGATCTTCGTGATGCTGGCCGGGATCGAGCTCGATCTCAAGAAGGCATGGGAGCACCGGCGCGAGAGCGCCATCACGGCCGGGCTGGCACTGGGCACCCCGCTGCTGTTCGGCAGCGTGGCGGCGCTCGGCATGCTGGGCTACGCCGGCTGGGTCGGCCCCGCGGCGCGCGACTGGCAGTTCGTGCTCGGAGTAGGCATGGCCTGCGCCGTGACCGCGTTGCCGATCCTGATCCTGCTGATGGAAAAACTGGCGATCCTGCGCGAGCCGATCGGCCAGCGCATCCTGCGCTATGCCAGCCTGGACGACATCGCGATCTGGGGCGTGCTGGCCCTGATCCTGCTGGACTGGGAGCGCGTCGGCCGCCAGCTCGGCTTCGTGCTGGCCTTCGCCGCCGCGACCTGGCTGTTCCGCCGCCTGATGCGCCGCCTGGAAGAGCGTGACCGCTGGTATGTGGCGCTGGTATGGCTGGTCATCTGCGCCTTCTCCGCCGACTGGGCCGGCCTGCACTACATGGTCGGCGCCTTCCTGGCCGGGGCCGTCATGGATGCCAAATGGTTTGACCAGGAACGGCTCGATTTTCTGCGCCATAACGTGCTGCTGGTCCTGATGCCGGTGTTCTTCCTCAGCACCGGCCTGCGTACCAACTGGGCGGTAGGCGGTTCGGCCGTGTTCATCGCCGCCGCCGTCTTGCTGTTCGCCTCGGTAACAGGCAAGCTGGTCGGTACTCACGTCGCGGGACGGGTGCTGAAATGGGGCGATGGCGAAGCGTCGATCATCGGCTGGCTCCTGCAGACCAAGGCGTTGATCATGATCATCTTCGCCAATATCCTGCTCGACAAGGGCATCATTACCAGCGAAACCTTCACCGCCCTGCTGCTGATGGCGATCGGCAGCACCATGCTGACCGTGCCCGTGGTGTATCCCAAGCTGCGGCGGGCGGCGGCGCTGGTGTGCAAAACCAGTTGA
- a CDS encoding paar repeat-containing protein translates to MDQFTKRQAANEADLSHPNVAAFLKAIAAAEGGAYDFKYGALRGRTNDRWRFSDMSTHPGAGIDGKSTAAGMYQITRPTWRHHGGKLGLKDFSPRTQDLIAVEILRSLDIIDAIKQGDIADVMPEAARIWAALPTGPGQRNHYPPQRHVSFERFLSAYRDAGGSVA, encoded by the coding sequence ATGGACCAATTCACGAAGCGCCAGGCGGCAAACGAAGCCGATCTGTCGCACCCGAATGTCGCCGCTTTCCTGAAGGCGATTGCCGCGGCAGAAGGCGGCGCCTACGATTTCAAATATGGCGCGCTGCGCGGCAGGACGAACGACCGCTGGCGCTTCAGCGACATGTCGACCCACCCTGGAGCGGGCATCGACGGCAAGTCCACCGCTGCCGGCATGTACCAGATCACGCGGCCGACCTGGCGTCACCACGGTGGCAAGCTGGGCTTGAAGGACTTCTCGCCGCGCACGCAGGACTTGATCGCGGTCGAGATCCTGCGCAGCCTGGACATTATCGATGCCATCAAACAGGGCGATATCGCGGACGTCATGCCCGAGGCGGCGCGCATCTGGGCCGCGCTGCCCACCGGACCGGGGCAGCGCAACCACTACCCGCCGCAACGCCACGTCAGCTTCGAGCGCTTCCTGTCCGCCTATCGCGACGCCGGCGGCAGCGTCGCCTGA